Proteins encoded by one window of Panicum virgatum strain AP13 chromosome 7N, P.virgatum_v5, whole genome shotgun sequence:
- the LOC120682257 gene encoding probable glucuronosyltransferase Os04g0650300, whose protein sequence is MKLPLWPGLAPAVGPPDAAPEPAKPSLPAAWLLLHALFCATSMAVGFRFSRLIVYLLFLPTPPINPAAQLVSLVSPPVMLTAGNATATITTTTTTTTTVTTTTTVAAEIGPHQHQHHYHGPVFVGRHPIRVRSWPHPDPNELLKAHRILAAVQNAQRSSKRRGAGPPRPVIAVTPTTTSVLQVPSLTSLAHTLRLVDAQLMWIVVEPGHRTDAVAAVLSRSNLDFLHITGPGDSTASLRLHALREIRAKRMDGIVVFADENSILRTELFDEAQKVSTVGAVPVGILGDDDGTSESFLQAPSCDAAGKLVGYHVSEETVLPANRGDMLMSSRLEWAGFVVNARALWDDAKERPEWVRDLGAIDDADARAASPLALVTDPGRVEPLASCAQAALAWSLRSDSLHEVKFPHEWKFDPPQLSTGSNEQSVKPETKQTTLASTEDQH, encoded by the exons ATGAAGCTCCCGCTGTGGCCGGGGCTGGCGCCCGCGGTGGGGCCGCCCGacgcggcgccggagccggccaagccgtcgctgccggccgcgtggctgctgctgcacgCGCTCTTCTGCGCCACCTCCATGGCCGTCGGGTTCCGCTTCTCGCGCCTCATCGTctacctcctcttcctcccgacGCCGCCCATCAACCCGGCCGCGCAGCTCGTCTCGCTCGTGTCCCCGCCCGTCATGCTCACCGCCGGCAACGCCACGGCCAcgatcaccaccaccacgaccACCACGACCACCGTCACCACTACCACCACGGTCGCCGCCGAGATCGGGCCCCACCAGCATCAGCACCACTACCACGGCCCCGTCTTCGTGGGGCGCCACCCGATCCGCGTCCGCTCCTGGCCGCACCCGGACCCCAACGAGCTGCTCAAGGCCCACcgcatcctcgccgccgtccagaacgcgcagcgcagcagcaagcgccgcggcgcggggccGCCCAGGCCCGTCATTGCCGTCACCCCGACCACCACCTCCGTGCTCCAGGTACCGTCCCTGACGTCCCTGGCGCACACGCTCCGACTCGTCGACGCCCAGCTCATGTGGATCGTCGTCGAGCCGGGGCACCGCaccgacgccgtcgccgccgtgctctCCCGCTCCAACCTCGACTTCCTCCACATCACCGGCCCCGGCGACTCCACCGCGTCCCTGCGATTGCACGCCCTCAG GGAGATTCGGGCGAAGCGAATGGATGGGATCGTGGTGTTCGCCGACGAGAACAGCATCCTCCGGACGGAGCTGTTCGACGAGGCGCAGAAGGTGAGCACCGTAGGCGCCGTGCCCGTCGGCAtcctgggcgacgacgacggcaccaGCGAGTCGTTCCTCCAGGCGCCGTCGTGCGACGCCGCGGGGAAGCTGGTGGGCTACCACGTGTCGGAGGAGACCGTGCTGCCGGCGAACCGGGGCGACATGCTGATGTCCAGCAGGCTGGAGTGGGCCGGATTCGTGGTGAACGCGCGCGCGCTGTgggacgacgccaaggagcggCCCGAGTGGGTGCGCGATCTCGGCGCCatcgacgacgccgacgcccgCGCCGCCAGCCCGCTCGCGCTCGTCACCGACCCCGGCCGCGTCGAGCCGCTCGCCAGCTGCGCCCAGGCGGCGCTCGCGTGGTCGCTCCGGTCAGACAGCCTCCACGAGGTCAAATTCCCACACGA ATGGAAATTCGATCCTCCTCAGCTGAGTACAGGTTCCAATGAGCAGAGTGTCAAACCGGAGACGAAGCAAACAACTCTAGCGAGCACTGAAGATCAGCACTAG
- the LOC120683183 gene encoding flavonol 3-O-glucosyltransferase UGT89B1-like, translating into MVVLEFIHVTLTLAVPHLVSPTGTVPSDLSQSAMEAAAPTPAPAPHLLVVPFPAQGHALPLLDFVALLAARGLRLSVVTTPANLQLLSPLLAVHPAAVRAVTFPFPSHPALPPGLENTKGCGPGQFPTFIHAFAKLREPILAWARAQPDPVVAVVADFFCGWTQPLAREIGAAGIVFSPSGALGTAAMHSLFRRLVRRPADSDDGFTVAFPAIPGEPSFQWRELLMMYANYMAGRLEEQVGESVRQNFLWNLQESWGFVSNTFRALEGRYLDQPLEDLAFRRVWAVGPVAPDTDAAGVRGGEAAVGAADLMAWLDAFTEGSVVYVCFGSQAVLTPAVAAALAEALERSAVPFVWAVGGSVVPDGFEARVAGRGLVVRGWAPQVAALRHAAVGWFMTHCGWNSTLEAVAAGVPMLAWPMTGDQFFDARLLVDEARVAVRACAGGIGFVPDAGELASVLADATGEKGRDMRARAKELAAEAARAVKKGGRSYADLEGLVQEIRKLC; encoded by the coding sequence ATGGTGGTTTTGGAATTTATCCACGTCACTCTCACTCTAGCTGTACCACACCTCGTCTCTCCCACCGGCACCGTTCCCTCAGATCTCAGCCAATcggccatggaggcggcggcacctaccccagcgccggcgccgcaccTGCTCGTCGTCCCCTTCCCAGCGCAGGGCCACGCGCTGCCGCTCCTCGACTTCGTCGCCCTCCTCGCCGCACGCGGCCTCCGTCTCTCAGTCGTCACCACCCCAGCAAACCTCCAActcctctcccctctcctcgccgtgcaccccgccgccgtccgcgccgtcACCTTCCCGTTCCCCTCCCACCCGGCCCTGCCCCCGGGCCTCGAGAACACCAAGGGCTGCGGCCCGGGGCAGTTCCCCACCTTCATCCACGCTTTCGCCAAGCTGCGCGAGCCCATCCTCGCGTGGGCCAGGGCGCAGCCCGAtcccgtcgtcgccgtcgtggcCGACTTCTTCTGCGGATGGACTCAGCCGCTGGCCCGCGAGATCGGCGCCGCGGGGATCGTATTCTCGCCGTCCGGCGCCCTCGGCACCGCCGCCATGCACTCGCTCTTCCGCCGCCTGGTCAGGCGGCCTGCGGACAGCGACGATGGGTTCACCGTCGCGTTCCCTGCGATTCCAGGCGAGCCGTCGTTCCAGTGGAGAGAGCTCTTGATGATGTACGCGAACTACATGGCCGGCAGACTGGAAGAGCAGGTCGGCGAGTCGGTGAGGCAAAACTTCCTCTGGAACCTGCAGGAGAGCTGGGGGTTCGTGTCCAACACGTTCAGGGCGCTCGAGGGGAGATACCTGGACCAGCCGCTCGAGGACCTGGCCTTCAGGCGCGTCTGGGCGGTGGGCCCAGTGGCTCCCGACAcggacgccgccggcgtccgcggcggGGAGGCAGCTGTCGGGGCCGCCGATCTCATGGCGTGGCTGGACGCCTTCACGGAAGGCTCGGTCGTGTACGTGTGCTTCGGGAGCCAGGCGGTGCTGAccccggccgtggcggcggcactGGCCGAGGCCCTGGAGCGCAGCGCCGTGCCGTTCGTGTGGGCCGTGGGCGGCAGCGTGGTCCCGGACGGGTTCGAGGCGCGCGTCGCGGGGCGCGGGCTGGTGGTGCGCGGGTGGGCGCcgcaggtggcggcgctgcggcacGCGGCGGTGGGGTGGTTCATGACGCACTGCGGCTGGAACTCGACGCTGGAGGCGGTGGCCGCGGGGGTGCCCATGCTGGCGTGGCCCATGACGGGCGACCAGTTCTTCGACGCGCGGCTGCTCGTGGACGAGGCCCGCGTCGcggtgcgcgcgtgcgcgggcggCATCGGCTTTGTACCCGACGCGGGCGAGCTCGCCTCCGTGCTGGCCGACGCGAccggggagaaggggcgcgacatGAGGGCGCGCGCCAaggagctcgcggcggaggcTGCGCGCGCGGTAAAGAAAGGCGGGAGGTCGTACGCTGATCTGGAGGGGTTGGTGCAGGAGATTCGGAAGCTTTGCTGA